A DNA window from Streptomyces canus contains the following coding sequences:
- a CDS encoding MFS transporter — MTRFSERTLREAKVSAAPAPASPRPSATLALTSAATAVALMTYTAPMVTLPDVAADLHTPLSAQAWLLNGTPLGLAALLLVAGSLADDYGRRRIFVAGTLALGLTTALGALTSSTWLFTLARIAQGAASAALLASSLGLIVHAFPSPRGRLHATGVWGAFVSGGIAVGPLLSGAMPSWRVSYGVLGAAAVLVAALSARLLTESRAPRGGRPDLAGAVTFGLALVALVAALTLGRDGWLRAPVALLLLAFVVLLAGFVAVERRARTPMIDLGLLRHRRFLASSSSGLFTGLAVIGLFSFLPALLQQTVGLSAMDTAWLFLLWSGLSFAVALQVRRLAGRVPPRWQLAIGFLLHAAGVLTMLGSLDAGSWVRLLPGLVVAGIGSGLLNAALPLLAVESVPAARAAMGSGAQQTFRYIGSCAGVALTIAIATSSGGGLAHGADIAMLVSAVLALVAAGSVVALREQ, encoded by the coding sequence ATGACTAGGTTCAGTGAACGAACTCTCAGGGAGGCGAAGGTGTCGGCCGCCCCGGCCCCAGCGTCCCCGCGCCCTTCCGCGACCCTGGCCCTGACCAGCGCCGCCACCGCCGTGGCCCTGATGACGTACACGGCTCCGATGGTCACGCTCCCCGATGTCGCCGCCGACCTGCACACCCCGCTGTCCGCCCAGGCCTGGCTCCTGAACGGCACCCCGCTCGGCCTCGCCGCCCTCCTCCTGGTCGCCGGCAGCCTCGCCGACGACTACGGGCGCCGCCGGATCTTCGTCGCGGGCACCCTGGCGCTGGGCCTCACCACGGCCCTCGGCGCGCTGACCTCGTCCACCTGGCTGTTCACCCTGGCCCGCATCGCCCAGGGCGCGGCCAGCGCGGCGCTCCTCGCCAGCAGCCTCGGCCTGATCGTCCACGCGTTCCCTTCGCCGAGAGGGCGCCTGCACGCGACCGGGGTGTGGGGCGCGTTCGTGAGCGGCGGCATCGCGGTCGGCCCCCTGCTGAGCGGCGCGATGCCGAGCTGGCGGGTGTCCTACGGCGTTCTCGGCGCCGCGGCCGTGCTCGTGGCCGCCCTGTCCGCACGGCTCCTGACCGAGTCCCGGGCCCCGCGCGGCGGCCGCCCCGACCTCGCCGGAGCCGTGACCTTCGGGCTCGCCCTGGTCGCCCTGGTGGCAGCGCTGACACTGGGCCGGGACGGCTGGCTGCGGGCACCGGTCGCGCTGTTGCTGCTGGCGTTCGTGGTCCTGCTGGCCGGGTTCGTCGCGGTGGAGCGGCGCGCCCGGACCCCCATGATCGACCTGGGCCTGCTGCGCCACCGCCGGTTCCTCGCGTCCTCCTCCAGCGGCCTGTTCACGGGTCTCGCGGTGATCGGCCTGTTCAGCTTCCTCCCGGCCCTCCTCCAGCAGACGGTCGGCCTGTCCGCGATGGACACCGCCTGGCTCTTCCTCCTCTGGTCCGGCCTGTCCTTCGCGGTGGCCCTCCAGGTCCGGCGCCTCGCGGGCCGGGTGCCGCCGCGATGGCAGCTAGCGATCGGCTTCCTGCTGCACGCGGCGGGCGTCCTGACCATGCTGGGCTCGCTGGACGCCGGTTCCTGGGTACGGCTGCTCCCCGGTCTCGTGGTGGCCGGCATCGGCAGCGGCCTGCTGAACGCGGCACTCCCGCTGCTCGCGGTGGAGTCCGTCCCGGCCGCCCGGGCGGCGATGGGATCGGGCGCCCAGCAGACCTTCCGCTACATCGGTTCATGTGCCGGAGTCGCCCTGACGATCGCGATCGCCACGTCCTCCGGCGGCGGCCTCGCCCACGGCGCGGACATCGCCATG